Proteins encoded in a region of the Ciona intestinalis chromosome 6, KH, whole genome shotgun sequence genome:
- the LOC100175402 gene encoding uncharacterized protein LOC100175402, giving the protein MDIIGYHELSRKIQRRGTAGFCGSRVCSLVCVSGIALAFILALCSFAGYKSRLQTLEDEMENLHEIMNNKLGGGLHRAKRSVEASNQGGPSPVALTEAAASGGAPYIRWGRKSCSQEAGSQLVYTGFAAGSHYTHNGGGPNLICIHQNITYTRGKYVNGFQGSSYIYGVEYRDGAWADSLFDFSLIEDEHYRLHAVPCSLCLATGRQNKVMIPGREECPTGFTFEYGGYVVSSAHGHKHSTDYICLDDTPEVIRGSDGDQGGDLLYIVETQCPSLPCDPVVNGRELRCVVCSI; this is encoded by the exons ATGGACATAATCGGTTATCATGAATTGTCAAGAAAGATTCAAAGGCGAGGAACTGCTGGTTTTTGCGGTAGTCGAGTATGCTCGTTAGTCTGTGTATCTGGTATTGCGCTTGCGTTTATTCTGGCGCTGTGTTCTTTTGCTGGGTATAAGTCACGTCTCCAAAC ACTTGAGGACGAGATGGAAAACTTGCACGAGATTATGAACAACAAACTGGGGGGAGGCTTACATAGAGCAAAGAGAAGCGTTGAAGCTTCCAACCAG GGCGGTCCATCGCCGGTCGCTTTGACGGAAGCGG CTGCAAGTGGTGGTGCACCGTACATTAGATGGGGACGAAAAAGTTGCTCGCAAGAGGCAGGAAGTCAACTTGTATATACTG GTTTTGCAGCGGGGTCTCACTACACGCATAACGGTGGCGGCCCAAACCTGATCTGTATACATCAAAACATAACCTACACTCGTGGAAAATACGTCAACGGCTTCCAAG GAAGTTCGTACATCTATGGGGTAGAATACAGGGACGGGGCATGGGCGGATTCCTTGTTTGATTTTTCACTAATTGAAGATGAGCATTACAGATTACATGCAGTACCATGTTCGCTATGTCTTGCTACTGGCAGGCAGAATaag gtAATGATTCCCGGACGAGAAGAATGTCCTACCGGGTTTACATTTGAGTACGGAGGGTATGTCGTATCATCAGCTCATGGGCACAAGCATTCAACTGACTACATATGTTTGGATGACACCCCTGAAGTAATACGCGGCTCAGACGGCGACCAGGGGGGCGATTTGCTTTATATAGTCGAAACCCAATGCCCATCTTTACCTTGCGATCCAGTGGTTAATGGCAGAGAGCTTAGATGTGTTGTGTGTTCTATATAA
- the LOC100177722 gene encoding F-box only protein 3-like, whose amino-acid sequence MSLEKLPEHILIQILKHLSYTDVLQVGETCKTLYAASKLEPVWATQCKRIWLVNKVPEKCENWVETFKYFYQEFGDTIECYATIRKIWNDLEEYLKENCPGIFSSLLPGVEKKVLEDFENLGYHLPKDFKLFYRIHNGQNNNGSGLLGSFDSEITGVGDVPSRHLLPFEHVRKNWDSINKLSYLTLFEACEMAQTYFNIMMELSEENESEPNIFARSYLTMPPIDYKLANTFTEWIQNYTEKLIDGKFPIINGQILMFDANTETSYTSYGITVSVRWLFHLQLSHNKTHYSYYIKMSMAEDAPVSNSCQLLTRHWEITDKDGKTENVNGPGVVGQYPIMRPGAVYAWQSATSFNTTTGSMKGHFVMALLSDPTRQNTINVICPEFNMMPWFPTQCGSMGRE is encoded by the coding sequence ATGTCACTGGAAAAATTGCCAGAACATATTTTGATTCAAATTCTGAAGCACCTGAGTTATACAGATGTCTTACAAGTTGGAGAAACTTGTAAAACTTTGTATGCAGCATCAAAGCTTGAGCCTGTATGGGCTACACAATGCAAACGTATATGGCTGGTTAATAAAGTACCTGAAAAGTGCGAAAACTGGGTTGAAACGTTCAAATATTTCTACCAAGAGTTTGGGGACACTATTGAGTGTTACGCAACCATACGTAAAATCTGGAATGACCtcgaagaatatttaaaagaaaattgcCCGGGAATTTTCTCCAGTTTGTTGCCAGGTgtggaaaaaaaagttttggagGACTTTGAAAACTTAGGTTACCACCTTCCtaaagattttaaactgttctaCAGGATTCATAATGGTCAAAACAACAATGGTAGTGGTTTACTTGGATCTTTTGACTCTGAAATAACTGGTGTTGGCGATGTGCCAAGTAGACACCTATTACCATTTGAACATGTGCGCAAAAACTGGGATTCTATTAATAAATTGAGTTACTTGACCCTTTTTGAAGCTTGTGAAATGGCTCAAACATACTTTAACATTATGATGGAACTATCAGAGGAAAATGAGTCCGAACCAAACATATTTGCCCGGTCTTATCTTACAATGCCTCCCATAGATTACAAACTAGCCAACACCTTCACTGAATGGATTCAAAATTATACTGAAAAGCTAATTGATGGCAAATTTCCTATAATAAATGGGCAGATCCTTATGTTTGATGCCAATACAGAAACCTCATATACAAGTTATGGTATAACTGTATCTGTTCGATGGTTGTTTCACTTACAATTATCGCATAACAAGACACACTACAGCTATTACATAAAGATGTCCATGGCTGAAGACGCACCAGTTTCAAACTCTTGTCAGCTTTTAACCAGGCATTGGGAGATAACAGACAAAGATggaaaaactgaaaatgttAATGGCCCTGGAGTGGTAGGTCAATACCCAATAATGAGGCCTGGAGCTGTATATGCGTGGCAAAGTGCTACAAGCTTTAACACAACTACTGGATCAATGAAAGGCCATTTTGTTATGGCTTTGCTTTCAGATCCAACAAGACAAAACACCATTAATGTTATTTGTCCGGAGTTCAATATGATGCCATGGTTTCCCACACAATGTGGAAGTATGGGAAGGGAATga